Proteins encoded in a region of the Stieleria neptunia genome:
- a CDS encoding fatty acid CoA ligase family protein produces MSTEVRDGNVASRLRIIASLTPGAIAIAEPSGPPAEDGPRNYALTTFQNLDERTDLIARGLVAWGVRPGMRLAMLVPFGGQFIELVFALLKAGVIVVLIDPGIGRKHLVKCLSDARPDGFVGIPKAQAIRTLLRHRFPTAGWNVTLGRRYFWGGKTLEQIIQLGRDATVEGETAARKTLELPLINRPDPAAIIFTTGSTGPPKGVLYSHGTFHAQIDRIRERYDIHRGSRDLACFPLFGLFDAVMGVTTIIPDMDPTRPADVDPRRLIEAARQWEIDQAFGSPALWNTVVRWCNEHGVQRPFPTLKRVLSAGAPVPASTMAKLRDLIAEDGEIFTPYGATEALPIASIESREVIAETGPAATKGKGVCVGTRFQGVQWKVIEIDDGPIETIEQTQALPTQKIGELMVSGPMVTRKYVVRGDQNPMHKVFDGDTVWHRMGDVGYLDSRDRFWFCGRKAHRVRGGSRTWFTVPCEAIFNAHRHVYRSALVGRGQPGNQTPVMLIEPIREHWPKSKQDSQRLVAELLDLAARNPITRTIQEVIIRREPLPVDIRHNSKIFREKLADELR; encoded by the coding sequence ATGAGCACAGAAGTGCGCGACGGAAACGTCGCCTCGCGGCTTCGCATCATCGCCTCGTTGACCCCCGGAGCGATCGCGATTGCCGAACCGAGCGGACCGCCGGCCGAAGACGGACCGCGCAACTATGCCTTGACGACGTTCCAGAATCTTGACGAACGCACCGATTTGATCGCGCGGGGATTGGTCGCCTGGGGAGTCCGACCGGGAATGCGGTTGGCGATGCTGGTGCCCTTCGGCGGACAGTTCATCGAACTGGTCTTTGCGCTATTGAAAGCCGGCGTGATCGTGGTGTTGATCGATCCGGGCATCGGGCGGAAACACCTCGTGAAATGTTTGTCCGACGCTCGGCCCGATGGCTTTGTGGGGATTCCCAAAGCACAAGCGATTCGCACGTTGCTGCGACATCGTTTTCCGACCGCTGGTTGGAACGTCACCCTGGGGCGACGCTATTTCTGGGGCGGCAAAACACTTGAACAAATCATCCAGCTGGGTCGTGATGCGACGGTCGAAGGCGAAACGGCTGCACGAAAGACGCTCGAATTGCCCCTCATCAATCGCCCCGATCCGGCGGCGATCATCTTTACGACCGGCAGCACCGGGCCCCCCAAGGGCGTCTTGTACAGCCACGGAACGTTTCACGCACAAATCGATCGCATCCGCGAACGCTATGACATCCACCGCGGATCACGCGACCTGGCGTGTTTTCCACTGTTCGGTTTGTTCGATGCCGTGATGGGCGTGACGACGATCATCCCCGACATGGATCCCACTCGTCCGGCCGACGTCGATCCGCGTCGCTTGATCGAAGCGGCACGGCAATGGGAGATCGACCAAGCCTTCGGCTCGCCCGCCCTTTGGAACACCGTCGTGCGGTGGTGCAATGAACACGGCGTCCAACGCCCCTTCCCCACGCTGAAACGCGTGCTCTCCGCCGGAGCCCCCGTGCCCGCGTCGACGATGGCCAAGCTGCGTGACTTGATCGCCGAAGACGGCGAGATCTTTACGCCCTACGGCGCCACCGAAGCGCTGCCGATCGCGTCGATCGAATCGCGCGAAGTGATCGCCGAAACCGGCCCGGCCGCAACCAAGGGCAAAGGCGTTTGCGTCGGCACCCGTTTTCAAGGCGTTCAGTGGAAAGTCATCGAGATCGACGACGGCCCCATCGAGACGATCGAACAAACCCAGGCATTGCCCACCCAAAAAATCGGCGAACTGATGGTCAGCGGTCCCATGGTGACGCGCAAGTATGTCGTCCGCGGTGATCAAAATCCGATGCACAAAGTCTTCGATGGAGACACGGTTTGGCATCGCATGGGTGACGTCGGCTATCTCGATTCACGCGATCGGTTCTGGTTTTGCGGCCGAAAAGCCCATCGGGTTCGCGGCGGCAGCCGAACCTGGTTTACGGTCCCCTGCGAAGCGATCTTCAACGCCCATCGGCATGTCTATCGATCCGCGCTGGTGGGACGCGGCCAGCCTGGAAATCAAACGCCGGTGATGTTGATCGAACCGATCCGCGAACATTGGCCGAAGTCCAAGCAAGATTCCCAGCGGCTGGTGGCCGAACTGTTGGATCTGGCCGCAAGAAACCCGATCACCCGAACGATCCAAGAAGTGATCATCCGCCGTGAACCGTTGCCGGTGGATATCCGACACAACAGCAAGATCTTTCGGGAAAAACTCGCCGACGAACTGCGTTGA
- a CDS encoding toprim domain-containing protein, translating into MTFITQKTKLIDCSPTEQPYRELFIVEGDSASKAVARVRDQRFQAVLPMQGKPMNATKASDAAVRKNQWYAALIDALGTGWHAEDLADLRYDRILFLFDPDADGIHCGALMLMFFDVYLRPLLDADRVSLVKSPLFEIRARGYADALHAYSEDHLQRIRTVLDEKNIAHRHQRFRGLASLGETTLKELCVDPNSRTAYLLRHSDALAARSVFGPQR; encoded by the coding sequence ATGACGTTCATCACTCAAAAAACCAAGCTGATCGACTGCTCGCCGACCGAACAACCCTATCGTGAGTTGTTCATCGTCGAGGGCGATTCGGCGTCCAAGGCGGTCGCGCGGGTTCGTGACCAGCGGTTTCAGGCCGTGTTGCCGATGCAGGGCAAACCGATGAACGCGACGAAGGCGTCCGATGCGGCGGTCAGGAAAAACCAGTGGTATGCTGCCCTGATCGATGCATTGGGGACGGGCTGGCACGCGGAAGATCTGGCGGATTTGCGCTACGATCGGATCCTGTTCTTGTTTGACCCCGACGCGGATGGAATTCACTGCGGTGCGTTGATGCTGATGTTTTTTGACGTCTACTTGCGGCCGCTGCTGGATGCCGACCGCGTCTCGCTGGTCAAATCACCGCTGTTTGAAATCCGCGCCCGTGGATACGCCGACGCCCTGCATGCCTACAGTGAAGACCACCTGCAGCGGATTCGTACGGTGCTCGATGAAAAGAACATCGCCCATCGCCATCAGCGTTTCCGCGGACTGGCAAGCCTGGGCGAGACCACGCTGAAGGAACTCTGCGTCGACCCGAATTCCCGAACCGCCTACCTGCTGCGGCACAGCGACGCGCTGGCCGCTCGATCGGTTTTTGGGCCCCAGCGGTAA
- a CDS encoding carbon-nitrogen hydrolase, whose translation MNETVTNRNVRIGLLQMSYAGSRDATLDEVEKQIDEAASESVQILCLQELFATPYPCQEEDHCNFDYAESLDGPSVRRMQDLAKRHEMVIVAPIFEKRAAGVYHNTAVVVDGDGSIAGTYRKMHIPDDPLYYEKFYFTPGDMGFRTIETRYAKLGVGVCWDQWFPEAARLFALAGAEILLYPTAIGWIDGEKEEFGAGQLDAWQTSMRAHAIANGLWLGAPNRVGREGQVEFWGSSFVASPRGEIVAQAAPSGNHVLCADCNLDEIDVVRTHWPFLRDRRIDAYEGLSKRLID comes from the coding sequence ATGAACGAAACCGTGACCAATCGAAATGTACGAATCGGACTGCTGCAAATGTCGTACGCCGGCTCACGCGACGCGACGCTCGACGAAGTGGAAAAACAGATCGACGAGGCGGCTTCCGAATCGGTCCAGATCCTCTGCCTTCAAGAGCTTTTTGCAACCCCCTATCCTTGCCAGGAAGAGGATCACTGCAATTTCGACTACGCCGAATCCCTGGACGGTCCATCGGTCCGTCGGATGCAAGACTTGGCAAAGCGGCACGAAATGGTGATCGTCGCCCCGATTTTTGAAAAGCGTGCCGCCGGCGTCTACCACAACACCGCGGTCGTCGTCGACGGGGACGGCAGCATCGCGGGAACGTATCGAAAGATGCACATCCCGGACGATCCGCTGTATTACGAAAAGTTCTACTTCACGCCGGGCGACATGGGATTTCGTACCATTGAAACCCGCTACGCCAAGCTCGGTGTCGGGGTCTGCTGGGACCAATGGTTTCCCGAAGCGGCTCGCTTGTTCGCGCTGGCCGGCGCCGAAATCCTGTTGTACCCGACCGCGATCGGATGGATCGACGGCGAAAAGGAGGAATTTGGTGCGGGACAACTCGACGCTTGGCAAACCTCGATGCGGGCCCACGCGATCGCCAACGGCCTTTGGCTGGGGGCGCCCAATCGCGTCGGCCGGGAAGGCCAAGTCGAATTTTGGGGGTCGTCGTTCGTGGCTTCACCCCGCGGTGAAATCGTCGCCCAAGCCGCTCCATCGGGCAACCACGTCTTGTGTGCCGATTGCAATCTGGACGAAATCGATGTCGTGCGGACACATTGGCCGTTCTTGCGCGACCGCCGCATCGACGCCTACGAAGGACTTTCCAAACGTTTGATCGACTGA
- the bioD gene encoding dethiobiotin synthase, with protein MEIVFVSGTGTEVGKTYVAKQLAVAQRDAGVRVGVYKPVASGCIRQPRNSETNSVAPADQLVSADALKLWEAAGRPLDLDAVCPQRFEASVAPDEAARRSGQRVDVDLLTRGADCWRDHCDTLIIEGAGGLLSPIADELLNIDLFRRFRGAKLYLVAANRLGVIHEVIATCRAAASSQVTVSRLYLTASGPTADESGQSNAEQIRHWLPELDLREVAWGQGC; from the coding sequence TTGGAGATCGTCTTCGTTTCGGGCACCGGAACGGAAGTCGGAAAGACTTACGTTGCCAAACAACTTGCGGTTGCACAACGGGACGCCGGTGTTCGCGTAGGAGTCTACAAACCCGTCGCGAGTGGTTGTATCCGGCAACCCCGCAATTCGGAGACGAATTCTGTGGCACCGGCCGACCAGCTCGTTTCCGCCGACGCCCTTAAGCTCTGGGAAGCCGCCGGCCGCCCCTTGGATCTTGACGCGGTTTGCCCCCAGCGTTTCGAGGCCTCGGTCGCACCCGACGAGGCAGCCCGACGGTCGGGGCAGCGCGTCGACGTCGACCTGTTGACGCGCGGCGCCGATTGTTGGCGCGATCACTGCGACACGTTGATCATCGAAGGTGCCGGGGGGCTGTTGAGTCCGATCGCCGATGAGCTGCTGAACATCGATCTGTTTCGACGGTTTCGCGGCGCGAAGCTCTATCTGGTCGCGGCCAATCGACTGGGGGTGATTCACGAAGTGATCGCGACATGCCGCGCCGCGGCGTCGTCCCAGGTCACCGTCAGCCGTCTGTACCTGACCGCGTCCGGTCCCACCGCAGACGAATCGGGGCAGAGCAACGCCGAACAAATCCGCCACTGGTTACCGGAATTGGATCTGCGGGAAGTCGCCTGGGGACAGGGGTGTTGA
- a CDS encoding CobW-like GTP-binding protein, with amino-acid sequence MTSPIRFIMIGGFLGAGKTTLISRLARHYQTQGKHVCVVTNDQAAGLVDTELLRSQGLDVNEVAGSCFCCNFHGLTDAIEAFETHQRPDIILAEPVGSCTDLIATIAIPMMEQLGEKFVHSPYAVILKPSHGLKILTGGEGRGFSEQAEYIFRKQLEESELILINRIDELSEQQQTQLRDCVEDQYPGRPVLFLSAKTGENVEAVCDSLAGDAAARERFMDVDYDVYAEGEAELGWLNATVALKSSVPMSIDRVVVRIVDLIRARLETLDAEPAHLKVFCSSGDAVGVANLVSSNTATTLSVASQAEGTALTLIINARVSLDPEALQESVDSAVSALAAEFTGHAEMQSIESFRPGRPVPTYRAGT; translated from the coding sequence ATGACGTCTCCCATTCGGTTTATCATGATCGGCGGCTTTCTCGGCGCCGGCAAAACCACCTTGATTTCCCGCTTGGCGCGGCACTACCAGACCCAGGGGAAACATGTTTGTGTGGTGACCAATGACCAGGCCGCCGGCTTGGTCGATACGGAGTTGTTGCGGAGCCAAGGACTCGATGTCAACGAAGTGGCCGGCTCGTGTTTTTGTTGCAATTTCCACGGCTTGACCGACGCCATCGAAGCGTTTGAAACCCATCAGCGTCCCGACATCATTCTTGCCGAACCGGTCGGCAGTTGTACCGATCTGATCGCCACGATCGCGATTCCGATGATGGAGCAACTCGGTGAGAAGTTTGTGCACAGCCCCTACGCGGTGATCTTGAAACCGAGTCACGGATTGAAAATTTTGACCGGTGGCGAAGGGCGAGGTTTTTCGGAACAGGCCGAGTACATCTTTCGCAAACAACTCGAAGAATCCGAGTTGATTTTGATCAACCGCATTGACGAATTGAGCGAGCAGCAGCAAACCCAGTTGCGGGACTGTGTCGAAGACCAATATCCCGGCCGACCGGTGCTGTTTTTGTCGGCCAAGACCGGCGAAAATGTGGAGGCGGTTTGCGACTCGCTGGCCGGTGACGCGGCGGCGCGAGAGCGATTCATGGACGTGGACTATGACGTCTACGCCGAAGGGGAAGCGGAGCTGGGGTGGCTCAATGCGACCGTCGCTCTGAAATCCAGCGTTCCGATGTCGATCGATCGCGTCGTCGTGCGGATCGTCGACTTGATTCGAGCGCGGTTGGAAACGCTCGATGCCGAACCGGCCCATTTAAAGGTCTTCTGCTCCTCCGGCGATGCGGTCGGCGTTGCCAATCTGGTCAGCAGCAATACCGCGACGACACTCTCGGTCGCTTCGCAAGCCGAGGGAACGGCGTTGACGCTGATTATCAACGCGCGTGTCAGTCTGGATCCCGAAGCCCTGCAGGAATCCGTCGACAGTGCCGTCAGTGCGTTGGCCGCAGAGTTCACGGGCCATGCCGAGATGCAATCGATAGAAAGTTTTCGCCCCGGACGTCCCGTCCCAACCTATCGCGCCGGGACGTAG
- a CDS encoding ArsR/SmtB family transcription factor — protein sequence MPQSKNDEATRCAAYLKAVGDPLRIRIVRALQLGALSVSDLAELLGQEIGVVSHHLRVLYHADIVQTRRDGKYIYYSLNDQFLDVSRRNRNRVLDFGCCRLDVGEAPTK from the coding sequence ATGCCCCAGTCAAAAAACGATGAAGCAACACGCTGTGCGGCTTACCTGAAAGCGGTCGGCGATCCGCTCAGGATTCGCATCGTGCGGGCGCTGCAACTGGGAGCGTTAAGTGTTTCGGATCTGGCCGAACTGTTGGGCCAAGAGATCGGCGTGGTTTCGCACCATTTAAGAGTGCTCTATCACGCGGACATCGTCCAGACTCGGCGCGACGGCAAATACATCTACTATTCGCTCAACGACCAGTTTCTCGACGTGAGCCGACGCAACCGTAATCGCGTGCTCGATTTCGGTTGCTGCCGTTTGGATGTCGGGGAAGCGCCGACCAAATGA
- a CDS encoding HupE/UreJ family protein, protein MMLRMLALISLFAAVSTASAHPGHSHELAGTVPNGIAHPWMGIDHLLAMLVVGVMAMRCGPRGRWTLPVLFCGSMAIASLVGRAIGPVSGLEIGLALTLVAMGVCLVRRFHHAMFPVIATLCGGLHGFAHGVDIGAGVGSVQYLAGMMLGTAVIHLIGIGIGTALYPTPSRSPCVDPSTSNTVA, encoded by the coding sequence ATGATGCTTCGCATGTTGGCTTTGATCAGCTTGTTCGCGGCCGTCTCGACCGCCAGCGCGCATCCCGGCCACTCGCACGAATTGGCCGGCACCGTCCCAAACGGGATCGCGCACCCGTGGATGGGAATCGATCACCTGTTGGCGATGCTTGTGGTGGGGGTGATGGCCATGCGATGCGGGCCGCGTGGTCGATGGACTCTTCCAGTCTTATTTTGTGGTTCGATGGCGATCGCAAGTCTGGTCGGGCGAGCAATCGGACCGGTATCCGGACTGGAGATCGGACTGGCCCTCACGCTGGTCGCGATGGGAGTCTGCCTGGTCCGACGATTCCATCACGCAATGTTCCCCGTCATTGCCACCCTCTGCGGCGGATTGCACGGGTTTGCCCACGGCGTCGACATCGGGGCTGGCGTCGGCTCAGTTCAATACCTTGCCGGCATGATGCTGGGGACGGCAGTGATTCATCTAATCGGCATCGGGATCGGAACCGCGCTGTACCCCACTCCGTCTCGATCACCATGCGTCGACCCGTCAACCAGCAACACCGTGGCGTAA
- a CDS encoding TolC family protein — protein sequence MPTTVDELHLDEAEPELDSLVAHAERSNPMLRGLAAEIARDRAKESLACLQQYPDFQLGLGYSIISDDHDVLSGVANGHDNINFTVGVTLPIWRDKINAGIREAAHQRSSTSLRLDAERDRVRGSLRRQVAAAYAAIEQLELFRDRLIPRTEQTLQIATADYQGKKADFTDLIATYRELLALQVQVARAKANLASTLAQIERIAG from the coding sequence ATGCCGACGACCGTCGATGAGCTTCACCTCGACGAAGCCGAACCGGAACTGGATTCACTGGTCGCCCACGCCGAACGAAGCAACCCGATGTTGCGAGGGCTGGCAGCCGAGATCGCACGTGACCGCGCGAAGGAATCGTTGGCGTGCCTGCAGCAATACCCGGACTTTCAACTCGGGCTGGGGTATTCCATCATCAGTGACGACCATGACGTGTTGAGCGGTGTTGCCAACGGCCACGACAACATCAACTTCACCGTCGGTGTGACGCTTCCGATCTGGAGAGACAAGATCAACGCGGGGATTCGCGAGGCGGCCCACCAACGCAGCAGCACGTCACTTCGTTTGGATGCCGAGCGCGATCGCGTCCGCGGCTCACTGCGCCGTCAAGTCGCCGCCGCCTACGCTGCAATCGAACAGTTGGAACTGTTCCGCGATCGCCTGATTCCACGTACCGAACAAACCCTGCAAATCGCGACGGCCGACTATCAAGGCAAGAAAGCCGACTTTACGGATTTGATCGCCACCTACCGTGAACTGCTTGCGCTGCAGGTCCAAGTTGCCCGCGCCAAAGCCAATCTGGCCAGCACGCTGGCACAGATCGAACGCATCGCGGGTTAG
- a CDS encoding sulfatase family protein: MRIKLLPLFTMLMVLAIPAGFLQLAVAEKPNVIVIMADDLGYGDVSCYGATSLTTPNIDRLSAEGLRFTSGYCSASTCTPTRYSLLTGTYAFRGERTGIAPPNAPAIIKPGTDTVASLLQRAGYATAVIGKWHLGLGGEDGPDWNGQLKPGPLEIGFDTCFLLPTTNDRVPQVYVHDHRVPNLDPADPLWVGRQKPSPDHPTGLTHRDTLKMDWSHGHNSTIHNGISRIGFYTGGHAARFRDEDLADKWVEKSVAFIEQHQDEPFFLFFSSHDIHVPRMPHERFQGKTSLGFRGDAIIELDWCVGEVMKTLDRLNLAENTLVVFCSDNGPVLDDGYKDGAIEQIGDHRAAGQYSGGKYSVYEGGTRTPLITRWKGRIKPGVSDEVVCTIDLAASLAALTEQSLPNDFFLDSFNVIDALLGKDGAQGRDHLVQQDNGAAGTYGMRAGQWKLHRYGKKTARNVVVETQLANTSVPPFQLFNLDDDPAETSNVIEQHPDVAERLKKQLDNLIEQGRSRPAS; the protein is encoded by the coding sequence ATGAGAATCAAGTTGTTGCCGCTGTTCACGATGCTGATGGTCTTGGCTATCCCCGCCGGATTCCTCCAGCTAGCCGTCGCCGAAAAACCCAACGTGATCGTGATCATGGCGGACGATCTGGGCTACGGAGATGTTTCGTGTTATGGCGCGACGTCGTTGACGACTCCGAACATCGATCGATTGAGTGCCGAAGGACTGCGGTTTACGAGCGGATATTGCTCCGCATCGACCTGCACGCCGACACGCTATTCGTTGTTGACGGGCACCTACGCGTTTCGCGGTGAACGCACCGGGATCGCGCCGCCCAACGCGCCGGCGATCATCAAGCCGGGAACCGACACCGTTGCGTCGCTGCTGCAACGCGCCGGTTACGCGACGGCGGTCATCGGCAAATGGCACCTCGGGCTGGGGGGAGAAGATGGCCCGGATTGGAATGGCCAGTTGAAACCGGGGCCGCTGGAGATCGGCTTTGATACCTGTTTCTTGCTGCCGACGACCAATGACCGTGTGCCGCAGGTGTATGTCCACGACCATCGGGTTCCGAACTTGGATCCGGCTGACCCGTTGTGGGTCGGCAGACAAAAGCCCAGCCCCGATCATCCGACCGGGTTGACGCATCGGGACACGCTCAAGATGGACTGGTCGCATGGGCACAATTCGACGATCCACAATGGCATCAGTCGGATTGGGTTCTACACCGGTGGACACGCCGCGCGTTTCCGCGACGAAGACCTGGCCGACAAGTGGGTGGAAAAATCTGTCGCGTTCATCGAGCAACATCAGGACGAACCGTTCTTTCTGTTCTTCTCATCGCACGACATTCACGTGCCACGGATGCCGCACGAACGTTTTCAAGGCAAGACATCACTCGGGTTCCGCGGCGACGCCATCATCGAACTCGATTGGTGCGTCGGCGAAGTCATGAAGACTTTGGACCGATTGAATCTGGCCGAAAACACATTGGTCGTGTTCTGCAGTGACAACGGCCCGGTGCTGGACGACGGCTACAAAGACGGTGCGATCGAACAGATCGGCGATCACCGCGCCGCCGGTCAGTATTCAGGTGGCAAATACAGCGTCTATGAAGGCGGGACGCGAACGCCGTTGATCACGCGATGGAAAGGTCGCATCAAACCCGGAGTCAGCGATGAAGTGGTTTGCACGATCGACTTGGCGGCCAGTCTGGCGGCGCTGACCGAACAGTCGCTTCCGAACGACTTTTTCTTGGACAGTTTTAATGTGATCGACGCGCTGCTGGGAAAAGATGGAGCCCAGGGCCGCGACCATTTGGTTCAGCAAGACAACGGCGCCGCCGGCACCTACGGAATGCGGGCCGGCCAATGGAAACTGCATCGCTATGGAAAAAAGACGGCTCGCAACGTCGTGGTCGAGACCCAGCTTGCCAACACCAGCGTGCCGCCGTTTCAACTGTTCAACCTGGACGACGACCCCGCCGAAACGTCCAACGTGATCGAGCAGCATCCGGACGTCGCCGAGCGACTGAAGAAGCAACTCGATAACCTGATCGAGCAGGGACGTAGTCGCCCCGCCTCGTAG
- a CDS encoding AraC family transcriptional regulator, translating to MMMPSHTLVTALLDRLYLPLWTARQMQLDADSGLDVPVGLVCMYVITSGSGWLDMLDDDRPPIRLVEGDHVLLPHSHAHRVVARTTTSSQPIADWLERPYGKPHGPEIDAARVSLLHGQFQPQQLHFNPLEIGLPRVIRLNHHQHAPLRSCVPLLTIIRSEEQARELGWELTVRRLAQLIFLKTLGVALTLESAQAVAPGESPGSATARIAAIIDPTVGPVLNAITDRPGEPWTVPSMAKSVRVSKSHFSERFRNLVGKPPLQYLTEIRMQKASCLLRESDLEISNIAALVGYESPSSFSNAFKRHCGCTPAEYRKWGCTGSGRHPEPTAC from the coding sequence ATGATGATGCCGAGTCACACCCTGGTCACTGCATTGCTGGATCGTCTGTACCTGCCGCTCTGGACGGCCAGGCAGATGCAGTTGGATGCGGATTCGGGCCTGGATGTGCCAGTGGGCCTGGTTTGCATGTATGTCATCACCAGCGGCAGCGGATGGCTCGACATGCTAGACGATGATCGACCACCGATCCGGCTGGTCGAAGGGGACCATGTGTTGCTGCCTCACAGCCATGCCCATCGAGTGGTCGCCCGAACAACAACTTCCAGTCAGCCCATCGCCGATTGGCTGGAGCGACCGTACGGGAAACCCCACGGTCCTGAAATCGACGCCGCGCGCGTCAGCCTGCTTCACGGGCAGTTTCAACCACAGCAGCTGCATTTCAATCCGCTGGAGATCGGCTTGCCGCGGGTGATCCGTTTGAACCATCATCAACATGCCCCACTTCGGTCGTGCGTTCCCCTGCTGACGATCATCCGATCCGAGGAACAGGCTCGTGAGCTTGGTTGGGAGCTGACGGTGCGACGGCTGGCCCAGCTCATCTTTCTAAAGACGTTGGGGGTCGCGCTGACCCTGGAGTCTGCGCAGGCAGTTGCCCCCGGGGAATCGCCGGGTTCCGCCACCGCACGAATCGCAGCCATCATCGATCCGACCGTTGGACCGGTCTTGAACGCGATCACCGACCGGCCGGGAGAACCCTGGACCGTGCCGTCGATGGCCAAAAGCGTTCGCGTCTCCAAGAGCCATTTCTCGGAACGTTTTCGAAACCTCGTTGGTAAACCTCCGCTGCAGTACCTGACTGAAATCCGGATGCAAAAAGCCAGTTGTCTGCTTCGAGAAAGTGACCTCGAAATCAGCAACATTGCGGCGTTGGTCGGTTATGAATCGCCATCGTCCTTCAGCAACGCATTCAAACGTCACTGCGGATGCACTCCGGCGGAATACCGCAAGTGGGGTTGTACCGGTTCGGGGCGACACCCCGAACCGACGGCCTGCTGA
- a CDS encoding DUF1559 domain-containing protein — MKRKTSGFTLVELLVVIAIIGILVGLLLPAVQAAREAARRMSCSNNFKQIGIALHNYHSAYKQLPMLMGGTDSATNTANAVPATSNNAMQLSIFVGLTAFMEQQALWDQIRNPLDADGDPTTTNDVYNSMGPVPNMGLGNHNTAMYAPWMTEIPTLRCPSDPGVGFPAQGRTNYAASTGDSIHQSNVGLLNYDATKGKFVLNSGRAQRARESLRGFFVPRKDMRFRDIMDGLSNTIAAAEIATDLGDRQIITTAKSQNVINVYDDPSYCQQFLNPDRPRFWDAAAPDLITGAENGRGYKWAMGYPFWSQVTTITPPNREICLRSGINSPGIIPPSSRHQGGAHVLMGDGAVVFITDSIEAGNSNAQTIYVNYQSTSSIAPSLPGAPSPYGLWGALGTRAANEVVDQSLNQ, encoded by the coding sequence ATGAAACGAAAGACATCTGGATTCACGCTTGTCGAACTCTTGGTCGTGATTGCCATCATTGGAATTTTAGTGGGTTTGCTGCTACCGGCCGTCCAGGCGGCTCGCGAAGCAGCACGCAGAATGAGTTGCAGTAATAATTTTAAGCAAATCGGAATCGCCCTCCACAACTACCATTCGGCTTATAAACAGCTTCCGATGCTGATGGGTGGAACGGATTCGGCAACCAACACGGCCAACGCGGTTCCGGCAACGAGCAACAACGCGATGCAGTTGAGCATTTTTGTCGGGCTGACGGCGTTCATGGAGCAACAGGCGCTCTGGGATCAGATTCGAAATCCACTTGATGCCGACGGCGACCCGACGACGACCAATGATGTTTACAATTCGATGGGGCCGGTCCCTAACATGGGCCTGGGCAACCACAATACGGCGATGTACGCGCCGTGGATGACCGAGATTCCGACGCTGCGTTGTCCGTCTGATCCGGGCGTCGGTTTTCCCGCTCAGGGACGCACCAACTACGCGGCTTCAACCGGCGATTCGATTCATCAGTCCAATGTCGGTTTGCTCAATTATGACGCGACAAAGGGAAAGTTTGTCCTCAACAGCGGCCGCGCCCAACGCGCCCGTGAATCGCTGCGTGGCTTCTTTGTTCCTCGCAAGGACATGCGGTTTCGCGACATCATGGATGGATTGTCCAATACGATTGCGGCGGCGGAGATCGCGACCGATCTTGGTGATCGACAAATCATCACCACCGCAAAGTCTCAGAACGTGATCAACGTCTATGACGATCCGAGTTACTGTCAACAATTTTTGAATCCTGATCGACCGCGATTTTGGGACGCCGCGGCGCCCGATTTGATCACCGGGGCCGAAAACGGACGAGGGTATAAATGGGCGATGGGCTATCCGTTCTGGTCACAGGTCACGACGATCACGCCGCCCAACCGTGAGATCTGTCTACGCAGCGGGATCAATTCGCCAGGCATCATTCCACCCAGCAGTCGTCACCAGGGCGGCGCGCATGTTTTGATGGGCGATGGTGCCGTGGTCTTCATTACCGATTCGATCGAAGCGGGTAACTCCAACGCGCAAACGATCTACGTGAATTACCAAAGCACCAGTAGCATTGCGCCTTCGCTTCCCGGGGCTCCAAGCCCCTACGGACTGTGGGGAGCGCTCGGGACCCGTGCCGCCAACGAAGTCGTTGATCAATCGCTGAACCAATAG